Proteins encoded by one window of Alkalispirillum mobile:
- a CDS encoding flagellar basal body rod C-terminal domain-containing protein gives MDINNAFNSGLQGVYAAQSGLERGAVTVARETARTAEGSEDINTALVQSLSYQRQGEASVRVVQAADEMLGTLLNERA, from the coding sequence ATGGACATCAATAACGCATTTAACAGCGGTCTACAGGGCGTCTATGCCGCCCAGTCCGGCCTGGAACGAGGTGCGGTCACCGTGGCCCGGGAAACGGCCCGTACCGCCGAAGGCTCCGAGGACATCAACACCGCGCTGGTGCAATCACTGAGCTACCAACGCCAGGGCGAGGCCTCGGTCCGGGTGGTGCAGGCCGCGGACGAGATGCTGGGCACCCTGCTCAACGAGCGCGCCTGA